In Fibrobacter sp. UWH6, a single genomic region encodes these proteins:
- a CDS encoding carbohydrate-binding protein: MKKSFKKWIAPAAFGLFGLGLVPSAMADNPIIQTYYSPDPAPVVFGDTLCSYSGNDEGGSFFTMHGWRVSCTTDMVNWTDMGTLILEAGDFNGSAKKNGDWAAQVIRRKDASGKYKYYYYVTVESTRGGRAINVAVSDTKEGPFKDALNGKHLAGPNWDYIDPTVWIDDDGQAYLYWGNPKLYYCPLKENMIECATDVKLTDMSSFNGKYTEGPWIHKRGNKYYMIYAASGVPESIDYSWSDKPTSGWQYKGTIMPSGESGAAFTVHSGIVDFQGRSFFFYHNQRRVPGAGGYSRTSAVEEFTWGADGTIPTIHMTDEGVKTPIKNLDPYEKVQAETKAWMEGINLDKSGGYTIIKNVETEGKTVYLTNMNAGSWTKVRSVDMSMGADDIVVCTKGGSGVIELHSGSATGPLMSTIEVPASTDWQENSFKVTGAEGIGDLYFVFKSGNFKFDYWYFETSATAVPQEPYLGAAFAIPGKIQAENFDKPGVGRGNSSYMDKDAENHACSGDDLSECSDYRDGTGVDIYKKKDGRIAIGFIQEGEWLEYTVDVAKDGDYTMYAAVASAGGSTFKLSIDGEDITSDVEVPAAKEEGSYSEYAKAKANVKLTAGKHILRFTATGDWFDVDYFNFESGKDAEDSSPIGNESNDEEVSIGSRVQFVKIQPASYEVFSMNGKLIGNVELSATEAVSISQEMKSAGFVRGVYLLRGVGVNAMQKVQVK, translated from the coding sequence ATGAAAAAGAGTTTCAAGAAGTGGATTGCTCCGGCCGCATTCGGCCTGTTTGGCTTGGGTCTAGTGCCCTCTGCCATGGCTGATAATCCGATTATCCAGACGTACTATTCCCCGGACCCGGCTCCGGTTGTGTTTGGCGATACCCTTTGCTCCTATTCCGGTAACGACGAAGGTGGTTCCTTCTTTACCATGCACGGCTGGCGTGTTTCCTGCACCACCGATATGGTGAACTGGACCGATATGGGTACGCTGATTCTGGAAGCTGGTGATTTTAACGGCAGCGCCAAGAAGAATGGCGACTGGGCTGCCCAGGTAATCCGTCGTAAGGATGCCAGCGGCAAGTACAAGTATTACTACTACGTTACAGTGGAATCAACCCGTGGTGGCCGCGCCATTAACGTGGCTGTTTCCGACACCAAGGAAGGTCCCTTTAAGGATGCCTTGAATGGTAAGCACTTGGCTGGCCCCAACTGGGACTACATTGATCCGACTGTATGGATTGATGACGATGGCCAGGCTTATCTGTACTGGGGTAACCCCAAGCTTTATTATTGCCCTCTTAAGGAAAACATGATCGAATGTGCCACCGACGTGAAACTTACCGACATGTCTAGCTTTAACGGCAAGTATACCGAAGGTCCGTGGATCCATAAGCGCGGCAACAAGTATTACATGATTTACGCTGCAAGCGGTGTTCCTGAATCTATTGACTATTCCTGGAGTGACAAGCCCACTAGCGGCTGGCAGTATAAGGGCACTATTATGCCTAGCGGCGAATCGGGTGCCGCATTTACAGTTCATTCCGGCATTGTGGATTTCCAGGGCCGTAGCTTCTTCTTCTATCATAATCAGCGCCGTGTTCCTGGTGCAGGTGGCTATTCCCGTACTTCTGCAGTGGAGGAATTCACCTGGGGTGCTGATGGTACCATTCCTACCATTCACATGACGGATGAAGGCGTCAAGACTCCTATCAAGAATCTGGACCCGTACGAAAAGGTACAGGCCGAAACCAAGGCTTGGATGGAAGGCATCAATCTAGATAAGAGCGGTGGTTATACCATTATCAAGAATGTTGAAACCGAAGGTAAGACTGTTTACCTTACCAATATGAATGCGGGTTCCTGGACTAAGGTCCGTTCTGTGGACATGAGCATGGGTGCCGATGATATTGTGGTCTGCACCAAGGGCGGCTCTGGTGTGATTGAACTTCACTCCGGTTCTGCAACTGGTCCGCTGATGTCTACCATCGAGGTTCCTGCAAGCACCGATTGGCAGGAAAACTCCTTTAAAGTGACCGGTGCCGAAGGCATTGGAGACTTGTATTTCGTATTTAAGTCGGGCAACTTCAAGTTTGACTACTGGTACTTTGAAACTTCTGCAACCGCTGTTCCTCAGGAACCGTATCTGGGTGCTGCATTCGCAATTCCCGGTAAGATCCAGGCCGAGAATTTCGACAAGCCGGGTGTGGGTCGCGGTAACAGTTCCTACATGGACAAGGATGCTGAAAACCATGCTTGCTCCGGAGACGATCTTTCTGAATGTTCCGACTACCGTGATGGCACTGGCGTTGATATTTACAAGAAGAAGGATGGCCGTATCGCTATCGGCTTTATCCAGGAAGGCGAATGGCTGGAATACACCGTGGATGTGGCCAAGGATGGTGATTACACCATGTATGCTGCGGTGGCATCTGCAGGTGGCTCTACCTTCAAGCTTTCTATTGACGGTGAAGATATTACCTCTGACGTAGAAGTTCCCGCCGCCAAGGAAGAAGGAAGTTACAGCGAATACGCCAAGGCAAAGGCCAATGTGAAGCTGACTGCGGGTAAGCATATTCTTCGCTTTACCGCTACCGGCGACTGGTTCGATGTGGACTACTTCAACTTTGAATCTGGCAAGGATGCTGAAGACAGCTCTCCCATAGGTAATGAATCTAATGATGAGGAAGTCTCTATTGGATCTCGTGTTCAGTTCGTCAAAATTCAGCCGGCTTCTTATGAAGTGTTTAGCATGAACGGCAAACTGATTGGCAATGTGGAATTGTCTGCAACCGAGGCTGTTTCCATTTCGCAGGAAATGAAGTCTGCAGGATTTGTTCGCGGTGTATACCTGCTCCGTGGCGTAGGCGTTAATGCCATGCAGAAAGTTCAGGTGAAGTAA
- a CDS encoding carbohydrate-binding protein, giving the protein MAFKHVFGGAVLACASIFGLAQAATQATFYVAPDGSDAAKGTKDAPFKTITAAQKAVRAINGSMTGDIEVILREGTYQLTNTVNFTEADGGQNGYYVRYKAADGEKPLITGGMPITGWTIHDEKNNIWKAENVDGRFRQLYVNNKKAVRACYPNMVNDMDHDFRRLTKVDSAGRAFDVSTDDVKMIKDADNVEIHLMIAWSENILRLEKIQNNGGTSKLIPKDPERTRLFHRAYPMLGTAFASNPPKQQAFYLENSYDFIDAPGEWFLDEKEHVLYYKAREGENMGSAVVVAPRVNTLFNVLGKDTKNKVGYMAFEGLYFGHSNYLRPSDEGFLDLQAANFNIDVLADPGRGNWENLNSNKFLLWRPDAAFRVENAHHFKVQGNVFSQIAATALDFVSGTNDDMIQGNAFFDIGAAGIMIGKFAQDSLTEIHEAYNPTDKEEISTRDTIKNNLVNNVTTEHQGAVGIGAGYPRFVEIVHNEISYTNYSGISVGFGWTKKETAMTNNHINWNEIHHIARLLCDAGPIYTLSNQGVGGEIQYNYIHDNTTSKWADYWNVPIYLDEGTSGFTIKENVFKNAQGGVGQNQAGTNTINQTGNYWNQNTADNAGIEKDFKYIKEITEIPLPDFSNTVPQAPFGGVAAAIPGVIQLENYDEGGQSVSFSDKDFINEGNVYREDGVDVVGYGCSDTLNTEDCKGYAIGYTNPGEWLEYTVNVAEDGEYLFRANVASGLDMASFRLFMDGKAITDTIAIPQGEDWVTYDSIDGKTAKLTKGEHVLRVAITGTYGNLDWIKFALTEEELNAMGIKSVNYGISLDLNSVGAYKVYTAQGRLMGYVNANSAREAQNAARAMIHDAGIYMVKAPNGSAFRMKVK; this is encoded by the coding sequence ATGGCTTTTAAACATGTTTTTGGTGGCGCAGTTCTGGCTTGCGCATCTATCTTTGGCCTGGCTCAGGCTGCGACTCAGGCTACCTTTTATGTGGCTCCCGATGGCAGTGATGCCGCGAAGGGTACCAAGGACGCCCCTTTTAAGACGATTACGGCTGCCCAGAAGGCGGTTCGTGCTATCAACGGCTCCATGACCGGCGATATCGAGGTCATTCTCCGGGAAGGTACCTACCAGCTGACCAACACCGTGAACTTTACCGAGGCTGATGGCGGTCAGAACGGCTATTACGTCCGTTATAAGGCTGCCGATGGCGAAAAGCCCCTGATTACCGGTGGTATGCCCATTACCGGCTGGACTATCCATGACGAAAAGAATAACATCTGGAAGGCAGAAAACGTAGATGGCCGTTTCCGCCAGCTGTATGTGAACAACAAGAAGGCCGTTCGCGCTTGCTACCCCAACATGGTCAACGACATGGACCATGATTTTAGGCGCCTGACCAAGGTGGACTCCGCTGGCCGCGCTTTTGATGTTTCTACCGACGATGTAAAGATGATCAAGGATGCGGACAATGTGGAAATCCACTTGATGATTGCCTGGTCCGAAAATATCCTCCGTCTGGAAAAGATTCAGAATAACGGTGGTACTTCCAAGTTGATTCCCAAGGATCCGGAACGTACCCGCCTCTTCCACCGCGCCTACCCTATGCTGGGTACCGCCTTTGCCAGCAATCCGCCCAAGCAGCAGGCTTTCTATCTCGAAAACTCCTACGATTTTATTGACGCCCCGGGTGAATGGTTCCTGGACGAAAAGGAACATGTGCTTTACTACAAGGCCCGCGAAGGCGAAAATATGGGCTCTGCAGTTGTTGTGGCTCCCCGTGTCAATACCCTGTTTAACGTTCTGGGTAAGGATACCAAGAACAAGGTGGGCTATATGGCATTCGAAGGCCTGTACTTCGGCCATTCCAATTACCTGCGCCCCAGCGATGAAGGCTTCCTGGATCTGCAGGCCGCAAACTTCAATATCGATGTCTTGGCTGACCCGGGTCGCGGAAACTGGGAAAATTTGAACAGCAATAAGTTCCTGCTGTGGCGTCCGGATGCCGCATTCCGCGTAGAAAATGCCCATCATTTCAAGGTCCAGGGAAACGTTTTCTCCCAGATTGCCGCAACGGCACTTGATTTTGTTAGCGGTACCAATGACGATATGATCCAGGGCAACGCCTTCTTCGATATTGGCGCTGCTGGTATCATGATCGGTAAGTTTGCCCAGGACTCCCTCACCGAAATTCACGAAGCCTACAATCCTACCGATAAGGAAGAAATCAGCACCCGCGATACCATCAAGAACAACTTGGTCAATAACGTGACTACGGAACATCAGGGTGCTGTTGGTATTGGCGCTGGTTACCCCCGCTTTGTGGAAATTGTCCATAACGAAATTTCCTATACGAACTACTCCGGCATTTCCGTTGGTTTCGGCTGGACCAAGAAAGAAACGGCCATGACCAATAACCATATTAACTGGAACGAGATTCACCATATCGCTCGTCTGCTTTGCGACGCAGGTCCGATTTACACTTTGTCTAACCAGGGTGTTGGTGGTGAAATCCAGTACAACTATATTCACGATAACACCACTTCCAAGTGGGCTGACTACTGGAATGTGCCCATCTACCTGGATGAAGGTACCAGCGGCTTTACCATCAAGGAAAACGTGTTCAAGAATGCCCAGGGTGGTGTAGGCCAGAACCAGGCAGGAACCAATACAATTAACCAGACTGGTAATTACTGGAACCAGAATACTGCAGACAATGCCGGTATCGAAAAGGATTTCAAGTACATCAAGGAAATCACGGAAATTCCGCTGCCTGATTTCTCCAATACGGTGCCCCAGGCTCCTTTCGGTGGCGTGGCCGCAGCTATCCCGGGCGTAATCCAGCTCGAAAACTACGATGAAGGCGGTCAGAGCGTTTCCTTCAGCGACAAGGATTTCATCAACGAAGGTAACGTATACCGCGAAGATGGCGTAGACGTTGTGGGCTATGGCTGCTCCGACACCTTGAATACCGAAGATTGCAAGGGCTATGCCATTGGTTACACCAATCCTGGCGAATGGCTGGAATACACCGTGAACGTGGCTGAGGATGGCGAATACCTGTTCCGTGCCAATGTGGCTAGCGGCCTGGATATGGCAAGTTTCCGCCTGTTCATGGATGGCAAGGCCATTACCGATACCATTGCGATCCCCCAGGGCGAAGACTGGGTGACCTACGATTCCATCGATGGTAAGACGGCGAAACTGACTAAGGGTGAACATGTGCTCCGTGTGGCCATTACCGGTACATACGGCAACCTGGACTGGATCAAGTTCGCTCTGACCGAAGAAGAACTGAACGCCATGGGTATCAAGTCGGTGAATTACGGAATCAGCTTGGATTTGAACAGCGTTGGTGCCTACAAGGTGTATACCGCTCAGGGCCGCCTCATGGGCTACGTGAATGCAAATTCCGCCCGCGAAGCTCAGAATGCCGCCCGTGCCATGATTCATGATGCCGGCATCTACATGGTGAAGGCTCCCAACGGATCCGCCTTCCGCATGAAAGTGAAGTAG
- a CDS encoding VWA domain-containing protein, with product MCIISLAASAVFTAGAFAAGSTYKISATATEYNVKNNGFLGSTNYSNEGVRLIFVAPTTGTYTINFQTDAPDKEFKIIKTDSSYNANFLTTYFYSTFKDSVAVNAGDSLFYKVNNYWYADTLENFKVSYSTLTATTKNLTVTSASKNCYTSGSSGKVVVGTKQTFFGYGKEGYRPAGWKYTSDSLRAYDNITYKFSAYFYGNTKLELQCEPGKIYDITTKRTGYDTDRDFYDVKPENGIWFRYVFPDTNLHVIKGSPKSRTHYFYSYENDSTFTTSKGNRSLYRYSFVPVKGKKGDSWYFKDKQSYYDYKDSLFIQAMDAAIVTTQGKTRPDTVGINDTLSVSVSVKADSQLVNWYVISGKGTFADSSLKSTLFIPSTAQATIGYKLKLGEMYTLTSKPTSYSTPKNGSATKDGYYGIRFKFVATDSSNYTISYNTQNTIHILSYQDDSLFSRSKSSTYNYNGNGHAFTAEKGKTYYFLLDQYSDPAETINVSVQKALKVDADIDSTQGYIYISGNQKNYDYSHIKGDSLSLSAYSRNDYIFSKWEVTSGQCSVLDPKKASTKLVINSDCRIKAVYRLGQVYPIIATPVSYDFNDHSFSNASYNKEVRLKFVAPKAGKYTIAISRPVVDYSERALQITRYKSSAFSTADTLFSYVSSILIDTLNMNAGDSIFYSVKSYYSNYQDDPFWISYSQNTASLTIITDSLGTASPSGYSSAYTNVAYPIRISSSKHNRFDHWRVIKGKATIKDSLSNGTVVIIRDSSTIKAVFKKGVFKTLSTVKKHYDFYKDFYSESLRTSVLFKWTPTDTLKHMLGIAFDSTTSYTINHWGTDSTLSNSTRSWVAVGNTFQAQVSGTPGVPLYFEVKLSSAYGFKNPGFTISEQTPVTVIVSESSNGRVFPKNEIITYPGFDTSLTAIPYGGYKFKSWELVTGTATFASKDSATTRIKPTSRQCTIRPNFELDSSTVTAVSILDINLNEHPGVCVSVSASDSKTGNPIQNLSAENFEIFQDGKSVPTQVSTMEQVGGVSVALVVDESGSMSGTRITEAKESIRQFISDMGQYDRTAIVGFSGGSNYKVHQTMTSDKELLMNAVDRLTASGGTNIKTGAYYGVEQVFGETNPTAVIIFSDGDNGSETISSDEVIDYAKSLNTTIYSVGIGGNYEVPLKELAEATGGTYTNAPTAGQLASIYSEVRTSVQTRYVVCYRSPDMILDGDVHTVSVNVKFLENASQKTATWSEDFTPPIIRLTDSTKALIGKKQAAGDSIVIEARITTKSDVDYARIYLRHAGIPQGSFSPYDMENVSGNLWRFVVSDSMAVAPGINFYIIAADTTGLMGRGPNVSNPAAQPYTIPIDNQAPSVSMVYNCADTSNGKATFSFNILDNDGIYEARLFYKNSDMVVFNGKALSHLAGENRWSVKIPSSLFQGDSVEFYLRATDKAGVTTRWKTFRNSFINACEEPIEEEEDIPEEDSTRVADKAEIYDLNLDGTADFIKIRFQEKLLKKIAGIDTLFWNSPDGDWRSVTQNNVEISSDSLWITANLEPFKYGLTSAKNSPYLRILHKKRGKTQKLKIRDKIGAVVVSAQKRPGEFAINNDMGGINEIYPDTLIVKLSEPIEVKETTSSKKSKKSEDREPWQKLFRYSENCEDTVSHPINLLSIPKKDSSGLVWTLLLKDRVVNVGNCIITDHQAPYQDEAGNAMGRGGVEATGTDIATYLYKIRSNPSVSGLGQPVEWIPDGQDEWETQPDSISSVEVWTIAPYKVSVTIYDGMAQVLATFNQEFGSNGEMEMESRSSSEHRYKVGFISWNQRSSEGRLAGTGVYTWRILFRFEDGHSELRVLNTGIKRKQK from the coding sequence GTGTGTATTATTAGTCTAGCCGCATCTGCTGTTTTTACGGCAGGTGCTTTTGCTGCAGGCTCCACCTACAAGATTTCCGCCACCGCCACAGAATACAACGTCAAGAATAATGGTTTCCTAGGTTCCACCAACTATTCCAACGAAGGGGTCAGACTTATCTTTGTCGCACCCACCACAGGCACCTATACCATCAATTTCCAGACCGACGCCCCCGACAAAGAGTTTAAGATCATAAAGACAGACTCGTCCTACAACGCCAACTTTTTAACCACCTACTTCTATTCCACCTTCAAGGACTCTGTGGCGGTAAATGCTGGCGACAGCCTCTTCTACAAGGTGAACAACTACTGGTACGCCGATACGCTGGAAAACTTCAAAGTCAGCTACAGCACCCTTACGGCCACCACAAAAAATTTGACCGTCACTTCAGCGTCGAAAAATTGCTACACCAGCGGCTCCTCCGGCAAAGTGGTCGTCGGCACAAAGCAGACTTTTTTCGGATACGGGAAAGAGGGGTACCGCCCCGCCGGTTGGAAATACACTTCCGATTCCCTTCGCGCATACGATAACATCACCTATAAGTTTAGCGCCTATTTCTACGGGAACACAAAGCTGGAACTCCAGTGCGAACCCGGCAAAATTTACGACATCACCACCAAGCGTACAGGCTACGACACCGACCGCGATTTTTATGACGTCAAGCCAGAAAACGGCATATGGTTCCGCTACGTCTTCCCAGACACGAACCTCCACGTGATCAAGGGCAGCCCCAAGAGCAGGACCCATTATTTCTACTCATACGAAAACGATTCCACCTTCACGACCTCAAAAGGGAACAGAAGCCTCTACCGCTATTCCTTCGTCCCAGTCAAGGGCAAGAAGGGAGACTCCTGGTATTTCAAAGACAAGCAATCATACTACGATTACAAGGATTCCCTCTTCATCCAGGCAATGGACGCCGCCATTGTCACCACCCAGGGCAAGACCAGGCCCGACACCGTCGGAATCAACGACACCCTTTCTGTATCGGTAAGCGTCAAGGCAGACTCCCAACTGGTCAACTGGTACGTCATATCGGGCAAAGGTACTTTCGCAGACTCCTCCCTCAAAAGTACCCTATTCATACCTTCTACGGCCCAGGCTACTATTGGTTACAAGTTGAAACTGGGCGAGATGTACACCCTGACAAGTAAGCCGACCTCTTACAGCACCCCTAAAAACGGATCCGCCACTAAAGACGGTTATTACGGCATACGTTTCAAGTTCGTCGCCACAGATTCCAGCAATTATACAATCTCGTACAACACCCAAAATACCATACACATACTTTCTTATCAGGACGACAGCCTGTTTTCTCGCAGCAAGAGCAGCACCTACAATTATAACGGCAACGGCCATGCCTTTACCGCCGAAAAGGGGAAAACCTACTACTTCTTGCTGGACCAATATTCAGACCCGGCCGAGACAATAAACGTAAGCGTACAGAAAGCGCTGAAGGTGGATGCAGACATCGACTCCACGCAAGGATACATCTACATCTCCGGCAACCAGAAAAATTACGACTACTCCCACATCAAGGGAGACTCTCTCAGCCTATCCGCTTACAGCCGCAACGACTACATATTCTCCAAGTGGGAAGTGACAAGCGGGCAATGCTCCGTTCTCGACCCCAAGAAAGCTAGCACAAAACTGGTCATCAACAGCGATTGCCGCATAAAGGCCGTCTATAGGCTGGGCCAGGTCTATCCCATCATCGCAACGCCCGTTTCGTACGACTTTAACGATCACAGCTTCAGCAACGCTTCATACAACAAGGAAGTCCGTCTCAAGTTCGTAGCCCCAAAGGCAGGAAAGTACACCATCGCCATATCACGCCCTGTCGTAGATTACAGCGAAAGAGCCCTACAAATCACCCGATACAAATCTTCAGCATTCAGTACTGCAGACACCTTATTCAGCTACGTATCAAGCATCCTGATAGACACACTGAACATGAACGCAGGAGATTCCATTTTCTACTCAGTGAAATCTTATTACAGCAACTATCAGGACGATCCCTTCTGGATCAGCTATTCCCAGAATACAGCCTCCCTGACGATCATCACAGATTCCTTGGGAACAGCCTCCCCCAGCGGTTACTCGTCGGCCTACACAAACGTGGCCTATCCCATCCGAATTTCTTCTTCCAAACACAACCGGTTTGACCACTGGAGAGTCATCAAGGGAAAGGCAACCATCAAAGATTCCCTAAGTAACGGAACCGTGGTCATTATCAGGGATTCCTCCACAATCAAGGCTGTATTCAAGAAAGGCGTCTTCAAGACCTTGTCTACAGTCAAGAAGCATTACGACTTCTATAAGGACTTCTACAGCGAAAGTCTCCGTACTTCTGTCTTGTTCAAGTGGACTCCCACAGACACCTTAAAGCACATGCTGGGTATCGCGTTTGATTCGACTACGTCATACACCATCAATCACTGGGGAACCGATTCCACCTTGAGCAACTCTACGCGATCCTGGGTTGCAGTTGGCAACACTTTCCAAGCCCAAGTTTCAGGAACACCCGGAGTCCCCCTCTATTTTGAAGTTAAGCTGAGCAGCGCATACGGATTCAAAAACCCGGGTTTCACCATCAGCGAACAGACTCCCGTCACAGTTATCGTTTCAGAATCAAGTAACGGCAGAGTCTTCCCTAAAAACGAAATCATAACTTACCCCGGCTTTGACACCTCCTTGACCGCGATTCCCTATGGCGGCTACAAATTCAAGTCCTGGGAACTGGTAACCGGAACAGCCACTTTCGCAAGCAAGGATTCCGCCACCACGAGAATCAAGCCCACTTCCAGACAATGCACCATCCGCCCGAATTTCGAGCTGGACTCCAGTACGGTTACCGCCGTAAGCATCCTGGACATCAACTTGAACGAACATCCGGGCGTTTGCGTTTCCGTATCGGCAAGCGACAGTAAAACAGGGAACCCCATCCAGAACTTGTCCGCAGAAAACTTCGAAATCTTCCAGGATGGCAAAAGTGTTCCCACCCAGGTTTCCACTATGGAGCAGGTGGGAGGCGTTTCCGTGGCCCTGGTCGTTGATGAAAGCGGATCTATGTCGGGAACAAGAATTACCGAAGCCAAGGAATCCATCCGTCAATTCATCTCGGATATGGGCCAATACGATAGAACGGCAATCGTAGGCTTCTCTGGCGGAAGCAATTACAAGGTCCACCAGACCATGACATCGGATAAGGAATTGCTGATGAATGCCGTTGACCGGCTTACAGCATCCGGCGGGACCAACATCAAGACCGGAGCCTATTACGGCGTAGAACAGGTCTTTGGCGAAACCAACCCAACGGCAGTCATCATTTTCTCTGACGGCGATAACGGATCCGAAACCATTTCCAGCGACGAAGTAATCGATTACGCCAAAAGTCTAAATACCACCATCTATTCTGTAGGCATCGGCGGCAACTACGAAGTTCCCCTGAAAGAATTGGCAGAAGCTACTGGAGGCACCTACACTAACGCACCTACCGCAGGACAATTGGCTTCCATCTATTCCGAAGTCAGAACCTCCGTACAGACCCGCTACGTTGTCTGTTACCGAAGCCCCGATATGATTCTTGACGGAGACGTCCATACCGTTTCAGTGAACGTCAAATTCCTGGAAAACGCTTCTCAGAAAACCGCCACCTGGAGTGAAGATTTTACGCCACCCATTATCCGTCTAACGGACTCCACCAAGGCCCTCATCGGCAAAAAGCAAGCCGCAGGCGACTCCATTGTTATCGAGGCTCGCATTACCACCAAGAGCGACGTGGACTACGCCCGAATCTACTTGCGTCATGCAGGCATCCCCCAAGGATCCTTCAGCCCTTATGACATGGAAAATGTTTCTGGCAACTTGTGGCGTTTTGTGGTTAGCGACTCCATGGCCGTGGCTCCGGGAATCAACTTCTACATCATAGCCGCTGACACGACAGGTCTAATGGGCCGCGGCCCTAATGTCAGCAACCCCGCCGCGCAACCCTACACCATTCCCATTGACAACCAGGCACCTTCCGTTTCCATGGTTTACAACTGCGCAGACACTTCTAACGGAAAGGCAACCTTCTCCTTTAACATCCTGGACAATGACGGCATTTACGAAGCCAGACTGTTCTACAAGAATTCCGACATGGTTGTCTTCAACGGCAAAGCCCTTAGTCACCTGGCCGGCGAAAACCGTTGGTCTGTAAAAATTCCGTCAAGTTTATTCCAAGGTGATAGCGTTGAATTCTACCTGAGAGCCACTGACAAGGCTGGCGTTACCACCCGCTGGAAAACCTTCAGGAATTCATTCATCAACGCCTGCGAAGAACCTATTGAAGAGGAAGAGGATATCCCCGAAGAAGATTCCACCCGTGTAGCGGACAAGGCCGAAATATATGATTTGAATCTGGATGGTACCGCAGACTTTATAAAGATCCGTTTCCAGGAAAAGCTTCTGAAAAAGATCGCCGGCATCGACACCTTGTTCTGGAATAGCCCCGATGGAGATTGGCGAAGCGTTACCCAGAACAACGTGGAAATTTCAAGCGATTCCCTTTGGATTACAGCCAATTTGGAGCCCTTCAAATATGGCCTTACCAGCGCAAAGAATTCACCCTACCTGAGAATCCTTCACAAGAAAAGGGGCAAGACGCAGAAACTGAAAATCAGGGACAAGATTGGCGCAGTTGTTGTCAGCGCCCAGAAGCGCCCCGGCGAATTCGCCATAAACAACGACATGGGCGGAATCAACGAAATCTACCCCGACACATTAATCGTCAAACTGTCAGAACCTATCGAAGTAAAAGAAACGACCTCTTCCAAGAAATCAAAAAAATCTGAAGATAGGGAACCTTGGCAAAAACTGTTCCGATATTCAGAAAACTGCGAAGATACAGTTTCCCACCCCATCAATCTGCTGAGCATTCCGAAAAAGGATTCATCGGGATTGGTGTGGACCTTACTTCTGAAAGACCGCGTCGTAAACGTAGGCAACTGCATCATCACAGACCATCAGGCCCCTTATCAGGATGAAGCAGGAAACGCTATGGGCCGCGGAGGCGTAGAGGCTACCGGCACCGACATCGCCACCTATCTTTACAAGATCAGGAGCAACCCCTCTGTCAGCGGCTTAGGCCAACCTGTCGAATGGATTCCCGACGGTCAGGACGAATGGGAAACTCAACCCGATTCTATTTCTAGCGTAGAGGTATGGACAATCGCCCCCTATAAGGTCTCTGTCACCATTTACGATGGAATGGCCCAGGTGCTTGCCACCTTCAACCAGGAATTCGGCTCAAACGGCGAAATGGAAATGGAAAGCCGCAGTAGCAGCGAGCACCGTTACAAGGTTGGATTCATCAGCTGGAACCAGCGTTCGTCAGAAGGACGACTCGCCGGAACCGGAGTCTACACCTGGAGAATCCTGTTCAGATTCGAAGACGGGCATTCCGAACTCCGAGTCTTGAATACAGGCATCAAGCGCAAACAGAAATAG